The Aquitalea magnusonii region TGCTGGGCCGCGACCCGGTGCCGCCGCGTCCCGAACTGCTGGCCCGCAATATCCAGGGCCGGGTGGTGATGGTGACTGGCGCGGGCGGTTCCATCGGCTCCGAGCTGGTACGGCAGATCGCGCGCAACAATCCGGCGCGCATCGTGCTGTTCGAGCTGACCGAATTTGCCCTGTACGCCATCGACCAGGAACTGTCGCAACTGGCGCCGGATATCCCGCGCACGCCCTTGCTCGGTTCAGTCACCGACTATGCCCGGCTATGCCAGATCATGCGCAGCTTTGCCGTGGAAACGGTGTATCACGCCGCCGCTTACAAGCATGTGCCGATGGTGGAACACAATCCGGTGGCCGGCATCGTCAACAATGCCTTTGGCACTGACACCACCGCGCGCGCGGCAGAAGACTGCGGCGTGGATACCTTTGTGCTGATTTCCACCGACAAGGCGGTACGCCCCACCAATGTGATGGGTGCCACCAAGCGGCTGGCCGAGCTTACCTTGCAAGGCCGTCACGCCAGCGGCAGCAACACCCGTTTTGTCATGGTGCGCTTTGGCAATGTGCTGGGTAGCTCCGGTTCGGTGGTGCCGCTGTTCAAGAAGCAGATCAAGGCCGGCGGCCCGGTGACGGTTACTCACCCGGACATCACCCGCTACTTCATGACCATTCCGGAAGCCGCCCAACTGGTGATTCAGGCCGGGGCGATGGGCGAGGGTGGTGATGTGTTTGTGCTGGACATGGGCGAGCCGGTGAAAATCGCCGATCTGGCGCGGCGCATGGTGCATCTGTCCGGGCTGGAAGTGCGTGATGACAAGCATCCGGGGGGCGATATCGAGATCCGCTTCTCCGGCCTGCGGCCGGGCGAAAAGCTGTACGAAGAACTGCTGATCGGCGACAACGTACTGCCCACCGACCATCCACGCATCCTGCGGGCGCAGGAATACCATCTGCCGGCAGAGGAGCTGCAACACTTCATGCAGCAGTTGGATGAGGCCTGCCGCGCGCTGGATGGCGCACAGGCATTCGCGCTGATGCAGCAGGTGGTGCACGAATTCCGTGCCGCCCCGGCAACCCAGGACTGGGTAGTGCTGCAACAGGGGTGAAGCGATTGGCCGCCTAGCGGCTGACCACCTGATTACGTCCCAACTGCTTGGCGCGGTACATGCGCGCGTCAGCCAATTCCACCAACTGGCGGCGCGCATTGCATTTGTCGGCCAGGCGCTCGGCCAGGCCTATGCTGGCGGTCAGCGGCGTGCCGTCCGGGCGCAGGCCCAAGCCGTTCTGGCGTAGCCGCTCCAGGGCCACTTCGCCTTGCACCCGGTCGGTATTGGGCATCAACAGCACAAACTCTTCTCCCCCCCAGCGCACCAGCACATCGCCGCGGCGCATGTTCTGCTGGATTTGCTGCACCAGCAGCTTCAGGGTCTTGTCCCCGGCGGCATGGCCAAACGCATCGTTGATCCCCTTGAAATGGTCCAGATCAATAAAGGCAATGGCCAGCGGCAACTGGTTGCGCTCGGCATTCACCAGTTGCAGTTCCAGCATTTCAATACCGCTGCGGCGTGAAAACGCCATGGTGAGCGGGTCGCGGATGGTTTGTCCCACCAGGGCGATGATGAAGGCCAACTGGCTGATGCTGGCCAGTGACGACACTGCGGCCAGTAGCGACAACAGCCAGAATTCGCCGCCAAAGGAAGGCCAACTGGCAACCGACCAGTCCAAGGTCCAGGCCAGTGCATAGGCCAGCAGCACCGGCATGGT contains the following coding sequences:
- a CDS encoding polysaccharide biosynthesis protein — encoded protein: MLDKLLTFSRHNKMALLALMDALLLPLALWSAVVLRLGGYWDPKLDPYLWIFIVPPLWVIPIFVKLGLYRAVLKYLDDKIVYTVFTGVSLAVLVLTAVIVMARIAPFPRSSIIIFWMFAMAYIGGSRFVLRGLVRRIDSVDAPREHVIIYGAGQAGVQLMLALQAGKEYRPMAFVDDNPESWKRTYRGLSVHAPDDLPLLIEETTASCILLAMPSVSRGRQREILESLEHLRIPIKRLPGMADLVSGEARVEELKEVEIEDLLGRDPVPPRPELLARNIQGRVVMVTGAGGSIGSELVRQIARNNPARIVLFELTEFALYAIDQELSQLAPDIPRTPLLGSVTDYARLCQIMRSFAVETVYHAAAYKHVPMVEHNPVAGIVNNAFGTDTTARAAEDCGVDTFVLISTDKAVRPTNVMGATKRLAELTLQGRHASGSNTRFVMVRFGNVLGSSGSVVPLFKKQIKAGGPVTVTHPDITRYFMTIPEAAQLVIQAGAMGEGGDVFVLDMGEPVKIADLARRMVHLSGLEVRDDKHPGGDIEIRFSGLRPGEKLYEELLIGDNVLPTDHPRILRAQEYHLPAEELQHFMQQLDEACRALDGAQAFALMQQVVHEFRAAPATQDWVVLQQG
- a CDS encoding sensor domain-containing diguanylate cyclase, with amino-acid sequence MPGEIASDETGWLLSPHQHMPLLQQRRALMLVNRVRLFALLFAILTPLWIVVDVLALPSGLWERLATLRLLSTVAFTALVLWYPQDGRLKRAYQGMSMLFAIPTLFYIGSHMLMTQYHLEGVSAAVGTGYAFLPFVLLAAIAIFPLTMLESLAFTMPVLLAYALAWTLDWSVASWPSFGGEFWLLSLLAAVSSLASISQLAFIIALVGQTIRDPLTMAFSRRSGIEMLELQLVNAERNQLPLAIAFIDLDHFKGINDAFGHAAGDKTLKLLVQQIQQNMRRGDVLVRWGGEEFVLLMPNTDRVQGEVALERLRQNGLGLRPDGTPLTASIGLAERLADKCNARRQLVELADARMYRAKQLGRNQVVSR